One Pyrus communis chromosome 13, drPyrComm1.1, whole genome shotgun sequence genomic window carries:
- the LOC137712328 gene encoding beta-glucosidase 13-like: protein MQIIEDIQLIKELGVNSYRFSVSWTRILPQGTISGGVNQLGVDHYNRLINELIRNGIEPFVTIYHFDLPQVLQEKYGGLTHQMFLKDFSDYAELCFKLFGDRVRHWFTINEPNVLAQYGYELGIAPPGRCSLPQRRCGLGSPPRCMVPVGPCNFGGNSSTEPYIAAHHIILAHATAVKLYRERYQVEQNGEIGIVLATKYFKPYSNSQEDRAAAERLFDFYLGWFMGPLVLGKYPQSMRELVKERLPTFSADEISLVKGNLGFVGINYYESVQAKYRPPPPTENLSYSFDSWAEEKDIKDVPVLDAFLDEICAYVVLVVQSENHWPQGLQKLMNYVKNKYSSPQIYISENGYGNPKNDRLPLDEQLKDPNRISYIARHLYWLNKAMKNGANVKGYFCWALFDDFEWGIGLSQQVGLYYIDFDDNYKRYPKQSAKWFRDFNHNSASISRST from the exons ATGCAAATAatt GAGGACATTCAGCTTATCAAGGAGCTTGGAGTGAACTCCTATAGATTCTCCGTTTCCTGGACAAGAATTCTACCAC AGGGAACCATAAGTGGTGGAGTTAACCAACTTGGTGTAGATCATTACAATCGTCTGATCAATGAATTAATAAGAAATG GCATCGAGCCTTTTGTCACGATCTATCACTTTGACTTACCCCAAGTTCTGCAAGAGAAGTATGGAGGCTTGACGCATCAAATGTTTCT GAAAGACTTCAGCGATTATGCTGAGCTCTGTTTCAAATTATTTGGAGATAGAGTTAGGCATTGGTTCACCATTAATGAGCCAAATGTTCTTGCACAATATGGCTACGAGCTTGGGATTGCCCCACCAGGAAGGTGCTCACTTCCACAACGACGTTGTGGTTTGGGATCCCCACCTCGATGTATGGTGCCTGTCGGTCCCTGTAACTTTGGTGGTAACTCGTCCACGGAGCCTTACATTGCTGCCCACCACATCATCCTTGCTCACGCCACTGCTGTGAAGCTATATAGAGAGAGATACCAG GTAGAGCAAAATGGAGAGATCGGAATCGTCCTTGCTACAAAGTATTTTAAGCCCTATTCTAATTCACAGGAAGATCGAGCTGCAGCAGAGAGACTGTTTGATTTCTATCTAGGATG GTTTATGGGACCGTTGGTACTTGGAAAATACCCACAAAGCATGAGAGAGCTGGTGAAGGAAAGGCTGCCCACATTTTCCGCCGACGAGATATCTCTTGTCAAGGGGAATTTAGGCTTTGTTGGGATAAACTATTATGAATCAGTTCAAGCGAAATATAGGCCTCCTCCTCCTACAGAGAATCTGAGCTATTCCTTCGATTCATGGGCGGAAGAAAAAG ATATCAAAGATGTTCCTG TTCTTGATGCTTTCTTGGATGAAATTTGTGCTTACGTTGTCCTTGTGGTGCAGTCCGAGAACCATTGGCCACAAGGGCTGCAGAAGCTGATGAACTATGTGAAGAATAAATATAGTAGCCCACAAATCTACATTTCTGAAAATG GATATGGTAATCCAAAGAATGACAGACTTCCGCTTGATGAACAACTAAAAGACCCAAATCGAATCTCCTATATTGCTCGGCATTTGTATTGGCTCAATAAGGCAATGAA GAACGGAGCAAATGTCAAAGGATACTTTTGCTGGGCTCTGTTCGATGACTTTGAATGGGGTATAGGGTTGTCTCAGCAAGTTGGACTCTACTACATTGATTTCGATGACAACTACAAGCGCTACCCCAAGCAATCTGCTAAGTGGTTCCGTGATTTCAACCACAACAGTGCTTCAATTAGTAGATCGACTTAG
- the LOC137712030 gene encoding O-fucosyltransferase 37-like, with the protein MAKARNLKASTFTTNPPPPPPFFHLLPFTPLTAFLFSPKTLRLRNPKLCSNSKHPLAVPIFYLSFLFSITFLGISFLTLVPSYPPLLPCSHFSSPTPSPTSPVSATNGEEDNDRPSLSTSAMVPLPAHRAFGNLSEAEREFWQQPSGENYRPCLDFSLGYRRISPRISEEKRRFLVVVASGGLNQQRNQIVDAVVIARILGAALVVPVLQINLIWGDESEFSDIFDVAHFKRTLQADVRIVSSLPSTHLMSRQTIENKIPHDVTPQWIHSRFYNQLKREGLLVLKGLDSKLSKNLPPDLQKLRCKVAFHALRFAAPIRELGNRLTKRMWIEGPYIALHLRLEKDVWVRTGCLTGLGPEYDDVITNVRESQPEYLTGRLNMSYTQRKLAGLCPLNALEIARFLKALGAPRGARIYSAGGEAFGGSRALQPLVDEFPNLVTKEMLARDGELSPYMNKASALAAIDYTVSLSSDVFVPLHGGNMGRAMQGHRAYVGHRKFIKPNKRSMLPLFEDNSISDAEFGSIMRGLHRKSQGQLEPRGYRRNRDVIAYPVPECMCKHSTGIF; encoded by the exons ATGGCGAAAGCAAGAAACTTGAAGGCCTCCACATTCACCACAAAcccaccgccgccgccaccaTTCTTCCACCTACTTCCATTCACTCCGCTCACCGCCTTCCTCTTCTCCCCGAAAACCCTCCGCCTCCGAAACCCGAAGCTCTGCAGCAACAGCAAGCACCCATTAGCCGTCCCAATCTTCTACCTCTCCTTCCTATTTTCCATCACTTTCTTGGGAATTTCCTTTCTCACCCTCGTCCCCTCATACCCTCCTCTCCTCCCCTGTTCCCATTTCTCCTCTCCAACTCCTTCTCCCACTTCTCCAGTTTCCGCCACCAATGGGGAGGAAGATAATGACCGGCCGAGCCTGTCAACCAGTGCAATGGTACCGCTGCCGGCTCACAGGGCTTTTGGGAACCTTTCGGAGGCGGAGAGGGAGTTCTGGCAGCAGCCCAGCGGTGAAAATTACCGGCCCTGCTTGGATTTCAGCCTCGGGTATCGGAGAATCTCTCCCAGGATTTCTGAGGAGAAAAGGAGGTtcttggtggtggtggcgtcagGAGGTTTGAACCAGCAGAGGAATCAGATTGTTGATGCTGTCGTCATTGCAAGAATTCTTGGAGCTGCATTGGTTGTTCCAGTATTGCAGATCAATCTGATTTGGGGAGACGAAAG TGAGTTCTCGGACATTTTCGATGTGGCACATTTCAAAAGGACTTTACAAGCTGATGTACGAATTGTATCGTCTCTTCCCTCCACACATTTGATGTCAAGACAGACAATCGAAAACAAGATTCCACACGACGTTACTCCACAGTGGATCCATAGCAGATTCTATAATCAA CTGAAGAGAGAAGGCCTTCTTGTGTTAAAAGGGTTGGATTCTAAGCTCTCAAAGAATCTCCCCCCTGATCTGCAGAAGCTTCGGTGTAAG GTAGCTTTTCATGCATTAAGGTTTGCAGCACCAATTCGAGAACTTGGAAATCGACTTACAAAGAGAATGTGGATTGAGGGTCCTTACATTGCACTCCATCTCCGGCTAGAGAAGGATGTGTGGGTCAGAACTGGATGTCTCACTGGTTTAGGCCCCGAATATGATGATGTGATCACCAATGTTCGGGAGTCTCAACCCGAATACCTCACTGGGCGGTTAAACATGAGCTACACCCAGCGGAAACTTGCTGGACTTTGCCCCCTAAATGCTTTAGAAATAGCAAG GTTTTTGAAAGCTTTAGGCGCACCAAGAGGTGCTCGGATATACAGCGCAGGAGGCGAGGCATTTGGAGGCAGCAGGGCTCTGCAGCCACTTGTGGACGAGTTTCCAAATTTGGTGACAAAGGAGATGTTGGCGCGAGATGGAGAACTCTCTCCATACATGAACAAGGCTTCGGCTTTGGCTGCCATTGACTACACTGTGTCTCTGAGCAGCGATGTCTTTGTTCCATTGCATGGTGGAAACATGGGCCGAGCAATGCAg GGTCACCGTGCCTACGTAGGACACAGAAAGTTTATAAAGCCGAACAAGCGATCAATGCTGCCTCTTTTCGAAGACAACTCCATCAGTGATGCAGAGTTTGGAAGCATCATGAGAGGGTTGCATAGGAAGTCTCAGGGGCAGCTGGAGCCAAGGGGTTACAGGAGAAACCGAGATGTGATTGCATATCCTGTGCCTGAGTGCATGTGTAAACACAGTACAGGCATTTTCTAG